Proteins encoded within one genomic window of Phototrophicus methaneseepsis:
- a CDS encoding CHC2 zinc finger domain-containing protein gives MIDVERIKQNIDCRDLIERDLGKPKYRSNKYSTYKCPLHNEEKGYSFGVYGDPWVCFGKCGHGGDAISWLIEWHNLSFQEACERLSSGDLPKLQQPIHTSKNRVSVLSEPPDLEWRSRAEEIVKQAEVNLWGEQGTRALHYLKEQRGLTEATILEPRLGYIQGDYREWKTLSGLIVPCGVTIPWYADQMLWGVKVRRAAGQQRYQQVSGGNIKGCPYLADTIQPGLPLMITEGDLIR, from the coding sequence ATGATTGATGTTGAACGAATCAAACAGAATATTGACTGCCGCGACCTGATTGAACGCGACTTGGGCAAGCCAAAGTATCGCTCTAACAAGTACAGCACTTATAAATGTCCGCTTCATAATGAAGAGAAGGGCTATTCCTTTGGTGTTTATGGCGACCCCTGGGTTTGTTTTGGCAAGTGTGGTCACGGTGGAGATGCCATTTCATGGTTGATCGAATGGCACAACCTATCATTTCAAGAAGCATGTGAGCGATTGTCATCTGGTGATTTACCGAAACTTCAACAACCTATACACACAAGCAAAAATCGAGTTTCGGTGCTATCCGAACCACCAGACCTTGAATGGCGATCCAGAGCTGAAGAGATTGTGAAGCAGGCGGAAGTAAATCTTTGGGGTGAGCAGGGTACACGAGCTTTACATTACCTGAAAGAACAACGTGGCTTAACTGAAGCCACCATTCTCGAACCAAGATTGGGATACATTCAGGGCGATTATCGAGAATGGAAAACCCTAAGCGGATTGATCGTTCCATGTGGTGTCACGATTCCCTGGTATGCAGATCAGATGCTCTGGGGTGTCAAAGTGCGTCGCGCTGCTGGGCAACAACGGTATCAACAGGTGAGCGGTGGCAACATAAAAGGATGCCCCTACCTTGCAGACACCATACAACCGGGTCTACCGCTCATGATCACAGAAGGTGATTTGATTCGCTGA
- a CDS encoding prephenate dehydrogenase, producing the protein MRICVIGLGLIGASFAGALAQADEAHHIIGYDARADVTQAMRRDGFIHQIAPNIAEAVLDADLVILAIYIQGILDMLPQIAPHLKQGALVMDVGSTKAQIVEAMNTLPSHVQAVGGHPMTGRMTQQVEHASAALFKGCTFVLTPTEHTSQATQATITQLVEQIGARPLWMDAHIHDHYVAMISHLSRLLPIAVMAAVQAQDSDLLWQLAAGSFRETTRLGNQPLGFWRDVFATNTTGIPASLRDVAQQLERLAQAIENSDLALVETLSEEAASHWQRLYGDQDREQTGNHDKDVKNGERKP; encoded by the coding sequence ATGAGAATCTGTGTGATTGGCCTGGGGCTCATCGGCGCTTCGTTCGCTGGTGCACTCGCGCAAGCTGACGAAGCGCATCACATCATCGGCTATGATGCCCGTGCTGATGTGACGCAGGCCATGCGACGCGATGGATTCATCCATCAGATAGCTCCCAATATCGCAGAAGCCGTCCTGGATGCAGACCTCGTCATTCTGGCGATCTACATCCAGGGCATACTGGACATGCTGCCACAGATCGCGCCACATCTTAAACAAGGGGCGCTCGTTATGGATGTTGGCAGCACCAAAGCGCAGATCGTTGAGGCTATGAATACCTTGCCCTCGCATGTTCAGGCTGTTGGTGGGCACCCGATGACAGGCCGTATGACCCAGCAAGTGGAGCACGCCTCCGCAGCGCTGTTCAAAGGCTGTACATTCGTCCTGACACCCACCGAACACACATCCCAGGCGACACAGGCCACAATCACACAATTGGTTGAGCAAATTGGCGCACGCCCTCTCTGGATGGATGCCCATATCCACGATCATTATGTGGCTATGATTAGCCATCTCAGCCGCTTACTCCCAATTGCGGTTATGGCAGCCGTCCAGGCACAGGATAGCGATCTACTCTGGCAGTTGGCAGCGGGCAGCTTCCGCGAGACAACGCGCTTAGGGAACCAGCCACTCGGCTTCTGGCGTGATGTATTCGCAACCAACACAACTGGCATTCCGGCCAGCCTACGCGATGTCGCCCAACAACTGGAGCGCCTCGCACAGGCAATTGAAAATAGCGATCTTGCCCTGGTTGAAACGCTCAGCGAAGAAGCCGCCAGCCATTGGCAGCGCCTCTATGGGGACCAGGACCGCGAGCAAACGGGTAACCATGACAAAGACGTAAAAAATGGAGAGCGCAAACCATGA
- the panB gene encoding 3-methyl-2-oxobutanoate hydroxymethyltransferase, producing MRLTIRDIRKMKDSHERLVMLTAYDATSARLAQAADIPILLVGDTLGMVVQGHESTIPVTMDHMIYHCQIVARVTEKPLIVGDLPFMSYSINTEQAMANAARLMQEGGASCVKLEGGTEMAPTIARIVDAGIPVMAHIGLTPQSVNQFGGFRVQGRDLETARKLIEDARAVQAAGAFAVVLELVPERLAHLITDMLDIPTIGIGAGIGCDGQVQVFHDILGLFDEFVPRHTTRFAEIGTAIQAALSQYRSDVQAGAFPTEANSFKMDDTIIATLRREVFGVAQELDTDASD from the coding sequence ATGCGCCTGACGATACGTGATATCCGCAAGATGAAAGACAGCCATGAACGGCTGGTCATGCTCACGGCTTACGACGCCACCAGCGCCCGCCTGGCACAAGCCGCAGACATCCCGATTTTGCTCGTAGGAGATACACTTGGCATGGTCGTACAAGGCCATGAATCAACAATCCCGGTGACGATGGACCACATGATTTATCATTGCCAGATTGTCGCCCGTGTGACGGAAAAACCGCTCATCGTGGGTGATTTACCTTTTATGTCCTATAGCATCAACACAGAGCAAGCTATGGCGAATGCCGCTCGCCTGATGCAAGAAGGCGGCGCAAGCTGCGTCAAGCTGGAAGGCGGGACGGAAATGGCCCCGACGATTGCGCGTATCGTCGACGCAGGCATCCCTGTAATGGCCCACATCGGCCTGACACCCCAGAGCGTCAATCAGTTTGGCGGTTTTAGGGTCCAGGGCCGCGACCTGGAAACAGCCCGAAAACTCATTGAGGACGCCCGCGCTGTACAGGCTGCGGGAGCCTTCGCCGTCGTGCTGGAACTCGTACCGGAGCGTCTGGCACATCTCATCACGGATATGCTCGACATCCCCACAATTGGCATTGGCGCAGGCATCGGTTGTGATGGTCAGGTACAGGTCTTCCACGATATTCTAGGCCTCTTTGATGAATTCGTCCCGCGCCATACCACACGCTTTGCTGAAATTGGCACAGCTATCCAGGCAGCTTTGAGCCAATATCGTAGTGATGTGCAGGCGGGGGCCTTCCCAACAGAAGCGAACAGTTTCAAAATGGACGATACAATTATCGCCACGCTGCGCCGGGAAGTTTTTGGCGTTGCGCAGGAGCTAGATACCGATGCAAGTGATTGA
- a CDS encoding phosphoribosyltransferase → MNIDEKVALSFTEISTRLHTMALPDVDWVVGIATGGTVAACMLAHQLNKPMSQLYINFRAPDNSPQRPQPELLYPAELPPQGARVLLVDDVCVSGRTMDVAKEILSGYDTTTFVLKGTADYVAFSQIPQCVHWPWKPE, encoded by the coding sequence ATGAATATCGACGAAAAAGTCGCTCTCAGCTTTACGGAAATCAGCACACGGCTGCATACCATGGCTCTACCCGATGTTGATTGGGTCGTCGGGATTGCCACCGGGGGCACTGTCGCAGCGTGTATGCTCGCACACCAACTCAATAAACCCATGTCGCAGTTGTATATCAACTTTCGTGCGCCAGATAACAGTCCGCAACGCCCGCAACCTGAGTTGCTTTACCCGGCGGAATTGCCGCCTCAAGGAGCACGCGTCCTGCTCGTGGATGACGTCTGCGTTAGTGGGCGAACGATGGACGTCGCAAAAGAGATTCTGTCAGGCTACGACACAACCACATTTGTGCTCAAGGGCACCGCAGACTATGTTGCTTTTTCACAAATTCCGCAGTGCGTCCACTGGCCCTGGAAGCCCGAATAG
- the panC gene encoding pantoate--beta-alanine ligase, with protein sequence MQVIDNIAELRSVRGALQGRIGLVPTMGYLHEGHLSLVRAARAENDAVIATIFINPTQFSAHEDLSTYPRDMPHDLAMLEAEGVNVVFTPTPEMMYPPRYQTYVSVEQVTQGREGATRPEHFRGVTTIVSKLFNLTQPDTAYFGQKDAQQVVVIRQMVRDLNFPLQIFVCPITREHDGLAMSSRNVYLNETERQAATALSRAWQAAGALYEQGTRDPDALRQAAETIIKAEPLAQLDYISLAHANTLEEATAPSNTPLLLSLAAQVGKPRLLDNCLLPLSLNTREGATKTLGIG encoded by the coding sequence ATGCAAGTGATTGATAACATCGCCGAGCTGCGATCTGTTCGCGGCGCGCTTCAGGGCCGAATCGGGCTCGTACCTACGATGGGCTACCTCCATGAAGGGCACCTCTCTTTGGTGCGCGCTGCCCGCGCGGAAAATGATGCTGTTATCGCCACAATCTTCATCAATCCGACGCAGTTCAGCGCTCATGAGGACCTCTCTACTTATCCGCGCGATATGCCCCATGACCTCGCGATGCTGGAAGCAGAAGGCGTCAACGTCGTCTTTACCCCCACACCTGAGATGATGTATCCCCCCCGCTACCAGACCTATGTTAGCGTCGAACAGGTCACCCAGGGCCGCGAAGGTGCGACGCGACCAGAGCACTTCCGCGGCGTAACGACCATCGTCAGCAAACTCTTTAACCTGACGCAGCCCGACACAGCTTACTTCGGCCAGAAAGACGCACAGCAGGTCGTCGTCATCCGGCAGATGGTGCGTGATCTCAACTTCCCGCTGCAGATCTTCGTTTGCCCGATCACGCGAGAGCACGATGGCCTTGCGATGAGCTCGCGCAATGTCTATTTGAATGAGACTGAACGCCAAGCCGCAACAGCGCTCAGCCGCGCATGGCAAGCTGCCGGGGCACTCTATGAGCAAGGCACCCGAGACCCAGATGCGCTCCGTCAAGCCGCAGAAACCATCATCAAAGCAGAGCCCTTAGCACAACTTGATTATATTTCCTTAGCCCATGCCAACACGCTGGAGGAAGCGACAGCGCCGAGCAATACTCCCTTACTGCTCTCTCTAGCGGCGCAAGTTGGCAAACCAAGGTTGCTGGATAATTGTCTGCTGCCCCTTTCACTCAATACACGTGAAGGCGCGACAAAAACACTCGGCATTGGCTAA
- a CDS encoding PLP-dependent aminotransferase family protein: protein MAQQYPYDLRTGFPNTSVLVPHEQLAAITQQLLLTDSATQYTGERQGLTQARQQIASFLSTYSTQTAHPDEIVITSGAIAATDLVCRASTQPGDIVVVEDPTFYYMIDILKMSHIEVVPVPMTPDGLDLNALQAVVDQYGERVKLVYTIASFHNPTGINATPENRSKLVKMAQQHNFVIIEDTTYQWLYFEEEPPALCRHYDDKGGYVVPIGSFSKTIMPALRMGWIWAGSPEQAKHFTDSKGDGAAGALTSAMIGTFMEQGLYEAQLERARSHYAERCHVLVEALQECIPANVEWAIPKGGYFVWMKLPDHIKASDVLLCAQARGADFMPGHRAFANGDNDQYMRLCFTMLDDEHLQKAAQIIAESIIEAAAQ, encoded by the coding sequence ATGGCACAGCAATATCCTTACGACTTAAGAACAGGCTTTCCAAATACGAGCGTTCTCGTTCCGCATGAGCAGCTTGCAGCGATCACTCAGCAGCTCCTGCTCACCGATAGCGCCACCCAGTATACAGGTGAACGCCAGGGCCTCACCCAGGCCCGGCAACAGATTGCCAGTTTTTTAAGTACGTATAGTACTCAGACGGCTCACCCTGATGAAATCGTCATCACATCCGGGGCCATTGCCGCAACGGACCTGGTTTGTCGGGCTTCTACCCAACCAGGAGACATCGTCGTCGTGGAAGATCCCACATTTTACTATATGATTGACATCCTCAAAATGAGCCATATTGAGGTCGTCCCTGTCCCTATGACGCCCGACGGGCTTGACCTGAACGCGCTGCAAGCTGTGGTTGATCAATATGGGGAACGCGTCAAGCTTGTCTATACGATTGCCAGCTTCCATAATCCCACAGGCATTAACGCCACGCCAGAGAATCGCTCCAAACTCGTCAAGATGGCGCAGCAGCACAATTTTGTCATTATAGAAGATACGACCTATCAGTGGCTTTACTTCGAAGAAGAGCCGCCGGCCCTTTGCCGCCATTACGATGACAAAGGCGGCTATGTCGTACCGATTGGTTCCTTTTCCAAGACGATCATGCCGGCCCTGCGCATGGGATGGATCTGGGCAGGATCGCCGGAGCAAGCCAAACACTTCACAGATTCCAAAGGCGATGGCGCTGCCGGGGCGTTGACATCAGCGATGATTGGCACGTTTATGGAGCAAGGGCTGTATGAAGCGCAGCTTGAGCGTGCTCGCAGCCACTATGCAGAGCGCTGCCATGTCCTTGTAGAAGCCTTGCAGGAGTGCATTCCGGCCAATGTCGAATGGGCAATCCCCAAAGGCGGTTACTTCGTCTGGATGAAGCTGCCAGACCATATTAAGGCCAGTGACGTCTTACTATGTGCGCAGGCACGCGGTGCGGATTTCATGCCCGGTCATAGGGCTTTTGCCAACGGTGATAATGACCAGTATATGCGGCTGTGCTTCACCATGTTGGACGATGAGCACCTGCAAAAGGCGGCTCAGATCATTGCAGAAAGTATCATCGAAGCAGCCGCACAATGA
- a CDS encoding PLP-dependent aminotransferase family protein, with amino-acid sequence MTLQFTRGVPALDMMPAELLAQSSHAAMQQYAAMALPYGATMGFLPLREWLAQHHDCRVEQVIVGNGSINLIAHWAHSFLSPGDTVIVESPTYDRALTLFQEAGAQIIALPLLDDGIDPAVLEAQIISHKPRLIYLIADFNNPSGVTTSAAKREAIATIAQRHDVLIIEDGAYHQLRYLGEPIPQLRHYAPDNVLSTGSFSKLLAPGLRTGWMILPPQLVDGFVAHLQNMYITPNQYAQATVMAAVTTDAYVQQLARLHDTYRQRLQVAHQALEQYLKPLGTHWAEPEGGFFFGVTVPPTKQPIWDISPAYGLALVNGDGFFHDRTNTNFVRVPFCSLNEADLEEGIERLGQVVRENLA; translated from the coding sequence ATGACTTTACAGTTTACCCGCGGTGTACCCGCCCTCGATATGATGCCTGCTGAGCTTTTGGCTCAGAGTTCCCACGCTGCAATGCAGCAATATGCAGCAATGGCGCTGCCCTATGGTGCCACGATGGGATTTTTGCCGTTACGAGAATGGCTTGCCCAGCACCATGATTGCCGTGTGGAACAGGTGATTGTTGGCAATGGCTCAATCAACTTGATCGCTCATTGGGCGCACAGCTTCTTGAGCCCAGGGGATACGGTCATTGTGGAAAGCCCGACTTATGACCGGGCCTTGACCTTATTCCAGGAAGCCGGAGCGCAGATTATCGCGTTGCCCCTGCTGGATGATGGGATTGATCCTGCTGTCTTAGAAGCGCAGATTATCAGCCATAAGCCGCGATTGATTTATCTCATTGCAGATTTCAATAATCCGTCCGGGGTGACGACCAGTGCCGCCAAGCGAGAGGCGATTGCCACGATTGCTCAGAGGCATGATGTGCTCATCATTGAAGACGGCGCTTATCATCAATTGCGTTATCTTGGCGAGCCTATCCCACAATTGCGGCATTATGCGCCGGATAACGTCCTGAGTACGGGGTCATTTAGTAAGCTGCTGGCCCCTGGTTTGCGCACCGGATGGATGATCCTGCCGCCGCAGCTCGTTGATGGCTTTGTGGCACATTTACAGAATATGTATATCACGCCCAATCAGTATGCGCAGGCGACTGTTATGGCAGCTGTGACCACCGATGCTTATGTGCAGCAATTAGCCCGCCTGCATGATACCTATCGGCAGCGGCTGCAGGTCGCGCATCAAGCGCTGGAACAATATCTAAAGCCCTTGGGCACGCATTGGGCGGAGCCTGAAGGCGGGTTCTTCTTCGGGGTGACGGTCCCGCCGACGAAGCAGCCCATCTGGGATATATCCCCGGCGTATGGCCTTGCATTGGTAAATGGTGATGGCTTCTTTCATGACCGGACGAATACGAACTTCGTGCGCGTGCCGTTCTGCTCTTTGAATGAAGCGGATCTTGAGGAAGGCATCGAACGGTTGGGGCAGGTCGTGCGGGAAAATCTCGCCTAG
- the pheA gene encoding prephenate dehydratase: protein MSAQTSPDSQKKVAYLGIKGAYSERAAAQYFGSAMEDVQCPSFAVILNLVENGDVDHGILPIENSLAGTVSQSYELLTDHHVKIQGEVILKIEHALLALPGTRLEDLKQVRSHPQALAQCAAFLKAHNLEPVSWYNTAGSAKDLAAEPVSGVGAIAGADVAEMYGLDVLATNIQDIPENYTRFFVLGQQEVPPAENNKTSLIFTTKHKPGALVACLQCFAGRGINLTKIESRPLRDRPWEYIFYMDFEGHTEDTTFQAAFADLQEHTAFVRVLGSYPAAVMPVAEEK from the coding sequence ATGAGCGCACAGACCAGCCCCGATAGTCAGAAAAAAGTGGCCTATCTGGGCATCAAAGGGGCCTATTCAGAACGGGCCGCGGCCCAATACTTCGGCAGTGCGATGGAAGATGTGCAGTGCCCTAGCTTTGCTGTGATCCTTAACCTGGTGGAAAATGGTGATGTTGATCACGGCATTCTCCCTATTGAGAACAGCCTGGCAGGGACTGTCTCACAGTCCTATGAGCTACTGACTGATCATCACGTCAAAATCCAGGGCGAGGTTATCCTCAAAATTGAACATGCCCTTCTCGCTTTACCGGGCACCCGCCTTGAAGACCTCAAGCAGGTGCGCTCACATCCGCAAGCGTTAGCCCAATGTGCCGCCTTTCTCAAAGCCCATAACCTGGAACCTGTTAGTTGGTATAACACGGCTGGCAGCGCTAAAGACCTGGCTGCGGAGCCTGTCTCCGGTGTCGGTGCTATTGCAGGCGCGGATGTCGCGGAGATGTATGGGCTGGATGTGCTGGCGACCAATATTCAGGACATCCCTGAAAACTACACACGTTTCTTCGTGCTGGGGCAGCAGGAAGTGCCCCCCGCCGAAAATAACAAAACATCGCTCATCTTCACCACCAAGCATAAGCCTGGGGCGCTGGTGGCCTGTTTGCAATGCTTCGCAGGGCGCGGCATTAACCTGACGAAGATTGAATCTCGCCCATTGCGCGACCGCCCATGGGAATACATCTTTTATATGGATTTTGAAGGCCATACGGAAGATACCACATTCCAGGCTGCATTTGCTGATCTACAAGAACATACAGCCTTCGTGCGCGTACTAGGGTCTTATCCCGCCGCTGTGATGCCTGTCGCGGAAGAAAAATGA
- a CDS encoding DUF3987 domain-containing protein, which translates to MNTNLLQLTPNDAYAFRRVLSKMDVPDDLILSPLASLLIKSLDPQNNPDGWQTLQDIATQNHEIMQQIMYIDPKSPPPKTETKDNGELYIPPLPVKAQLSNDLIADASNVGRFHRDCAEWLKQKSPMTPNIFLESAPLWAAGLAIARRCVLRLSFDDIHPNLYFLWVAPTTYYHKSTGLKAITKLVRSTLQHLLLPETTTPEMLMAKLAGQKPANYEQLLPNEKKLEESGIRFAGQRAMSIDEASKILIPKKYMEGHAETLMQLFDAPDRMERELRGDGKLIIYNPALSLIGATTPAMLARYLTDAEWESGLMARILALTPVEKDVPYVISDPSPELNQKMEALKSRLLRIHHAFPEPPDLEALYSADEPAQRPVIEALLEPEVMGRFNAYSEAMHELTDPRRGLDERLRGNYGRFPVMTMKIALILTVMDWVEDSAKDLPRISLAHWTRAQMLTEEYRASAHRLLAELNVSQDVKNEQKILDYIARAKRNKHPPSVKYIVGQVSRTAKRHTRQ; encoded by the coding sequence ATGAACACCAATTTATTGCAACTCACCCCGAACGATGCTTATGCCTTTCGGCGTGTCCTGTCCAAGATGGATGTCCCTGACGATCTGATTTTGAGTCCGCTCGCCAGCTTGCTGATTAAATCGCTTGATCCTCAAAACAACCCTGATGGCTGGCAAACTCTGCAAGATATTGCCACACAGAATCACGAGATTATGCAGCAGATTATGTACATTGACCCTAAAAGTCCTCCACCAAAAACTGAGACAAAGGACAATGGCGAACTCTATATTCCCCCCTTACCTGTAAAGGCTCAACTCAGCAATGATCTTATTGCGGATGCATCGAATGTAGGACGTTTTCACCGAGATTGCGCTGAGTGGTTGAAACAAAAATCGCCCATGACACCGAACATCTTTTTAGAGTCTGCACCCCTGTGGGCAGCGGGACTTGCAATTGCCCGTCGCTGTGTCCTTCGTCTGAGCTTTGATGATATTCATCCCAATCTCTATTTTCTGTGGGTTGCACCAACGACTTACTATCACAAAAGCACTGGACTGAAAGCAATTACGAAGCTGGTTCGTAGTACCCTGCAACACCTGCTTCTACCTGAAACAACAACCCCCGAAATGCTGATGGCGAAGCTTGCGGGACAGAAACCTGCAAATTATGAGCAACTTCTTCCTAATGAAAAGAAGCTGGAAGAAAGTGGCATTCGTTTTGCTGGTCAACGAGCTATGAGCATTGATGAGGCAAGCAAGATTCTCATTCCGAAAAAATATATGGAAGGTCATGCTGAGACACTCATGCAATTATTTGATGCGCCAGATCGGATGGAACGCGAATTGCGCGGCGATGGGAAGCTGATTATCTATAATCCTGCGTTGTCACTGATTGGTGCAACCACGCCTGCAATGCTGGCACGTTATCTGACCGATGCGGAATGGGAAAGCGGTCTTATGGCACGCATTTTGGCTCTAACTCCCGTTGAGAAAGATGTCCCCTATGTGATAAGCGATCCATCACCTGAACTTAACCAGAAAATGGAAGCTCTAAAATCTCGCTTATTACGTATTCATCATGCCTTCCCCGAACCACCTGATTTAGAAGCCCTCTATAGCGCAGATGAACCTGCTCAAAGACCTGTGATTGAGGCTTTGCTTGAACCAGAAGTGATGGGACGTTTCAATGCCTATTCTGAAGCAATGCACGAATTGACAGATCCACGTCGCGGTTTGGATGAGCGTTTGCGTGGCAATTACGGGCGCTTTCCTGTGATGACGATGAAGATCGCTCTGATACTCACTGTTATGGATTGGGTTGAGGATAGTGCAAAGGATTTACCTCGCATCTCACTAGCACACTGGACACGCGCACAGATGCTGACTGAAGAATATCGCGCATCCGCACATCGACTACTGGCAGAACTCAATGTCAGTCAGGATGTGAAGAATGAGCAGAAAATCCTTGATTACATTGCCCGTGCCAAAAGGAACAAGCACCCACCAAGCGTGAAATACATCGTGGGACAGGTATCAAGAACCGCAAAGAGGCATACGCGGCAGTAG
- a CDS encoding ParB/RepB/Spo0J family partition protein, whose protein sequence is MTRKKREINTSLLDSVTADMLGGDDIDFFQDDTLRVERILLELVRPDPLQPRRVLPDRIYQAFHGNRMTPTQALRDLIQTAQLAARQQGRPFNNVLDLLGNPDDDGEQDLPPLSPEEQLVHDLVNLAITIRDDGQVNPTTVVDVSEGVTRQFRIETGERRYWATWLLRDFISGYESDGMIPCIVIPHESASAFRQAKENTARSGLSSIAMARQVALLLLQIHGYPMPDGAVGYDFYRQALDLDLRGKREFTTLVLSSLGGLHKRQLSRYKSLLKLCDEALELADRHNLDESHLRLILHLEPADQVEVLRQCIAFNLTRKQLHDLLEKNHEEDDKDVEKLPKHVIQLTRIMKNGNMPDPSTIARALVNQEGNTNIARARLQTYARFYKKQRIISKIR, encoded by the coding sequence ATGACACGCAAGAAACGTGAAATTAACACCAGTTTATTGGATAGCGTCACTGCCGACATGCTCGGCGGTGACGACATTGACTTTTTTCAGGATGATACGCTGCGAGTAGAACGTATCCTGCTGGAGCTAGTACGTCCAGACCCTCTACAACCACGACGTGTATTGCCTGATCGTATCTATCAGGCATTTCATGGAAATCGCATGACACCGACGCAGGCTTTACGCGACCTCATTCAAACAGCCCAGCTTGCGGCACGCCAACAGGGACGACCTTTTAATAATGTGCTGGATTTGTTGGGCAATCCCGATGATGATGGTGAACAGGATTTGCCACCCCTATCTCCTGAAGAGCAGCTTGTTCATGATCTGGTCAATCTGGCAATTACGATCCGCGATGATGGACAAGTCAATCCCACGACTGTAGTAGATGTATCAGAAGGCGTGACACGCCAGTTCCGTATTGAAACTGGCGAAAGACGCTACTGGGCAACGTGGTTATTGCGAGATTTCATCTCTGGTTATGAGAGCGATGGCATGATCCCATGCATTGTCATCCCACACGAATCTGCTTCCGCTTTCCGTCAGGCAAAAGAAAATACAGCCCGATCAGGTCTGTCCTCAATTGCTATGGCGCGACAAGTCGCTCTCTTGCTTCTTCAAATACATGGATATCCAATGCCTGATGGTGCAGTTGGCTATGATTTCTATCGTCAAGCATTGGATTTGGATTTAAGAGGCAAACGCGAGTTCACTACCCTTGTATTGTCATCTCTTGGTGGGCTACATAAACGGCAACTTAGTCGGTATAAGTCGCTTCTGAAATTATGTGATGAGGCTCTTGAACTAGCAGATCGCCATAATCTTGACGAATCTCATTTGCGACTGATTCTTCATCTTGAACCAGCCGATCAAGTAGAGGTTCTTCGGCAATGTATAGCCTTCAATCTAACGCGCAAACAACTTCATGATCTACTTGAGAAGAATCATGAGGAAGATGATAAAGATGTTGAAAAACTCCCAAAGCATGTTATTCAATTGACCCGTATCATGAAAAATGGGAATATGCCTGACCCGTCAACAATTGCCCGTGCTTTGGTAAATCAAGAAGGTAATACAAATATCGCTCGCGCACGACTGCAAACATACGCCAGATTTTACAAGAAGCAGAGAATTATCTCGAAGATTAGGTAG
- a CDS encoding Rossmann-like and DUF2520 domain-containing protein, with amino-acid sequence MSQQRPTLAFIGAGKVAQTVARLWAQQGYAINAIASRTPAHAQALAEQVQAPVTSIEEAASSAELVCLAVADDAIQPVAASLAELDWQGRALIHFSGAHSIGTLQNVAQAGAMVGGLHPAFPFADVEQSIENLPGAAFAIEARDETLRGWLYSLVASIEGHIIDIPPGQKAIYHAALCIASNYTVTLYSIAQDLLAQIGADTHTSQAALHPLLMATLHNIVQTGIPDALTGPLSRADTHTIEAHLKALEEQPQLADTYRNLARLSYPMLAARHVPFHEIESLLQRTEQNAPDDT; translated from the coding sequence ATGAGCCAGCAACGCCCCACGCTCGCTTTTATCGGAGCGGGCAAAGTCGCACAAACTGTCGCTCGCCTGTGGGCACAACAGGGCTATGCAATTAACGCCATCGCCAGCCGCACGCCAGCCCATGCTCAAGCCCTGGCAGAGCAAGTCCAGGCCCCGGTCACCTCTATTGAAGAAGCTGCTTCATCAGCGGAACTTGTGTGTCTTGCTGTTGCAGATGATGCCATCCAGCCCGTTGCAGCATCTCTCGCTGAGCTTGACTGGCAGGGACGCGCCCTCATCCATTTTTCAGGGGCACACAGCATTGGTACGTTGCAGAACGTCGCCCAGGCAGGGGCCATGGTCGGCGGCCTGCACCCAGCATTCCCTTTCGCAGATGTCGAGCAATCTATCGAAAATCTGCCAGGAGCAGCCTTCGCCATCGAAGCCCGTGACGAGACGCTCAGAGGCTGGCTATACAGCCTCGTCGCCAGCATAGAAGGCCACATCATTGATATACCGCCAGGGCAAAAAGCCATTTATCACGCGGCCCTCTGCATCGCCAGCAATTATACGGTCACGCTCTACAGCATCGCCCAGGACCTCCTGGCACAAATCGGCGCAGATACGCACACCAGTCAGGCCGCACTTCATCCGCTACTCATGGCGACGCTGCATAATATCGTGCAGACGGGCATCCCGGATGCGCTGACAGGGCCGCTTTCAAGAGCGGATACCCATACGATTGAAGCGCATCTAAAGGCCCTGGAAGAACAGCCTCAATTAGCAGATACTTATCGCAATCTAGCGCGCCTGTCATATCCTATGTTGGCAGCGCGTCACGTACCTTTTCATGAAATAGAGTCTTTATTGCAACGGACGGAGCAAAATGCGCCTGACGATACGTGA